The following are encoded in a window of Candidatus Methanoperedens sp. genomic DNA:
- a CDS encoding DUF356 domain-containing protein, producing MKSLAVIRANDSSKLRTALRDLVKYGHISYAKVPKKLEPGFADNILVNVMKVPIKGGCVAAAIVPLVDSASAAIGRLKKIHPPAHVIIVGPRHEIYRELIDYIKMLPESVHL from the coding sequence ATGAAATCACTGGCAGTAATTAGAGCGAATGACAGTTCTAAATTAAGAACAGCGCTTCGTGACCTTGTGAAGTATGGTCATATATCATACGCCAAAGTACCAAAAAAGCTTGAACCAGGGTTTGCAGACAACATACTCGTAAATGTAATGAAAGTTCCAATAAAAGGCGGGTGTGTGGCTGCAGCTATTGTGCCGCTGGTGGATTCGGCCAGTGCCGCCATCGGAAGATTGAAGAAAATTCATCCTCCGGCTCACGTGATAATTGTGGGTCCGAGGCATGAGATTTACCGTGAACTGATAGATTATATCAAAATGTTGCCAGAGAGTGTTCACTTATAA
- a CDS encoding rubredoxin — translation MAKYQCSICNYIYDTDKGEPPEIRPGTAFEDIPDDWLCPSCKVCGKDMLKRI, via the coding sequence ATGGCAAAATATCAGTGTAGTATCTGTAACTATATCTATGATACGGATAAAGGTGAGCCTCCTGAAATCAGGCCCGGAACTGCTTTTGAAGATATACCGGATGACTGGTTATGCCCTTCGTGCAAGGTCTGTGGAAAAGATATGTTAAAAAGGATTTAA
- a CDS encoding alpha/beta fold hydrolase: protein MESDKKKNTKVVEETVETLRNNLKFLKVFEKTHIEKLEPPWITKNSIIMDLNTLKLRDFSRGDSGIPMLIIPPYAGHTSTIVDFNTKQSLIELLLENGIKSVYSIDWKSATREMKYCNIDTYLSELNICVDELGGRVNLAGMCQGGWLGTMYAARFPGKVNTLVLGGAPIDTDVGDGTIMKYAHMLPLEFFHGLVSIGGGVLKGDFMLGGFKSLHPDDQYFNKYVALYKHINNLEHVKRFEIFERWYEYTIDLPGKLYIQIVKELFKENKFFKGEFVGLGKKLDLGNIKCPVYMLAGERDDITPKEQVFNAGERLGTDKSEIVKDIANGGHIGLFMGSIPLRDNWPKIIEWINVHSAG from the coding sequence ATGGAAAGCGATAAGAAGAAAAATACGAAAGTTGTAGAAGAGACTGTGGAAACCCTCAGAAACAATCTCAAATTTTTAAAAGTATTTGAAAAAACGCATATCGAAAAGCTTGAGCCGCCATGGATAACAAAAAACAGCATAATAATGGATTTAAACACGTTGAAACTCAGGGATTTCTCCAGAGGAGACAGCGGTATCCCCATGCTAATCATACCCCCTTATGCTGGCCATACTTCCACAATAGTTGATTTTAACACTAAACAGAGCCTTATTGAGCTGCTCCTGGAGAATGGGATAAAGAGTGTATACTCGATAGACTGGAAGAGCGCAACCCGGGAGATGAAATATTGCAACATAGATACCTATCTGAGCGAGCTAAATATATGCGTAGACGAATTAGGCGGGCGGGTCAATCTTGCGGGAATGTGCCAGGGCGGGTGGCTGGGCACCATGTATGCTGCAAGGTTTCCGGGCAAAGTAAATACTCTTGTTCTTGGAGGAGCTCCTATAGATACTGATGTCGGGGATGGGACCATTATGAAATATGCTCACATGTTACCTCTGGAATTTTTTCATGGACTTGTATCGATAGGAGGAGGCGTTCTGAAAGGCGATTTCATGCTTGGCGGCTTTAAAAGCCTTCACCCCGATGACCAGTATTTCAACAAATACGTGGCGCTCTACAAGCATATCAATAACCTGGAACACGTTAAGAGGTTTGAAATCTTTGAGAGATGGTATGAGTATACCATTGACCTTCCTGGGAAATTGTACATTCAGATTGTAAAAGAGCTCTTCAAAGAAAACAAATTTTTTAAAGGGGAGTTTGTTGGGCTCGGAAAGAAACTGGATCTTGGCAATATAAAGTGCCCTGTATACATGTTAGCCGGGGAGAGGGATGACATAACCCCTAAAGAACAGGTATTCAATGCCGGGGAGCGGCTTGGAACCGATAAGAGCGAAATTGTAAAGGACATAGCTAACGGCGGTCATATTGGACTGTTCATGGGTTCAATACCCCTCAGGGATAACTGGCCGAAGATTATTGAATGGATAAATGTACATTCAGCCGGATAA
- a CDS encoding copper-translocating P-type ATPase has product MMEAEIKRHFIVAAIFTVPVLILSPSIQGWAGYTLPPSPAWKILLVITASVVILYGGFVFYKGSVKSLKLRTLDMNVLVTIALLSGYLYSLGSTFFFEAPDFYWEISTLATFILFGHWMEMKAQRSAAGALRELVKLIPPTANLIRNGEIVEVSTSDLKVGDIVLIRPGEKVPIDGLVLEGETSINEAMITGESKPVEKRKESRVIGGTINIEGAIRVRVAKTGEETAIAQIIKLVEQTMASKPQVQKLADRAASYLTLVAIFVGGGTFLFWFGIGAGSLFALTLAITVIVIACPHALGLAIPAVTSISTTMAANRGILIKNAEALEIAKKIDIVVFDKTGTLTKGEFGVTDIIKLGDWSEKDILENTASVEVNSEHVIAKGIVKKAEEEGLRSIKPEKFTAIPGKGARAIVGNSEIYIGNANLVRDLGIKPEEYQDAVSRLSSQGKTVVYVAENKKLQGLIAMADLIRDESREAVKALKELGLEVAMLTGDNKQTAAYVAKELGLTTFFAEVLPEQKASTIKGLQDQGKRTAMVGDGINDAPALVQADVGIAIGAGTDVAVESADVVLIRNDPGDVSRLIRLSDKTMRKMNENLVWATGYNVVAIPIAAGILVPYGIILKPEFAAITMSASSISVVANALLMKRAKI; this is encoded by the coding sequence ATGATGGAGGCTGAGATAAAGAGGCACTTTATTGTTGCTGCAATCTTCACGGTTCCTGTTCTGATACTCTCACCCTCTATCCAGGGCTGGGCCGGATATACACTGCCGCCATCCCCTGCCTGGAAAATATTGCTCGTTATCACAGCTTCGGTGGTGATTCTATATGGAGGCTTTGTTTTCTATAAAGGATCGGTTAAATCACTTAAATTACGCACGCTTGATATGAACGTCCTGGTAACAATTGCATTGCTATCAGGATATCTATACAGTTTAGGTTCTACTTTCTTTTTCGAAGCGCCGGATTTTTACTGGGAGATAAGCACTCTTGCCACTTTTATCCTCTTCGGGCACTGGATGGAAATGAAAGCTCAGAGAAGCGCGGCAGGAGCCTTAAGAGAGCTTGTTAAATTGATCCCGCCTACAGCTAATCTGATAAGGAACGGTGAAATTGTAGAAGTTTCTACTTCAGATCTCAAAGTCGGAGACATTGTTCTAATCAGACCGGGTGAGAAGGTTCCGATAGATGGCTTAGTTCTGGAGGGAGAAACCTCAATAAATGAAGCTATGATCACGGGAGAATCAAAGCCAGTTGAAAAGAGGAAAGAAAGCAGGGTTATAGGAGGAACTATTAATATTGAAGGCGCTATCCGCGTCCGGGTGGCAAAGACGGGTGAGGAAACAGCCATTGCCCAGATTATTAAGCTTGTTGAGCAAACCATGGCTTCCAAGCCCCAGGTTCAGAAACTTGCTGACAGGGCAGCCAGCTACCTGACCCTTGTAGCAATCTTTGTGGGTGGCGGAACGTTCCTTTTCTGGTTCGGAATCGGAGCGGGCAGCCTTTTCGCTCTAACGCTTGCTATCACGGTCATAGTTATTGCCTGCCCCCATGCTCTGGGATTAGCTATCCCGGCAGTTACTTCAATATCTACGACCATGGCTGCCAATAGAGGTATACTCATAAAGAACGCTGAAGCGCTGGAGATTGCAAAAAAAATCGATATTGTGGTGTTTGATAAAACAGGAACCTTAACAAAGGGGGAATTCGGTGTTACAGATATTATTAAGCTGGGAGACTGGAGCGAAAAAGATATCCTGGAAAATACCGCCTCCGTAGAGGTTAATTCAGAGCACGTTATAGCAAAAGGAATAGTTAAAAAAGCTGAGGAAGAGGGATTGCGGAGCATAAAACCTGAAAAGTTTACGGCTATTCCGGGAAAAGGCGCCAGGGCTATTGTCGGCAATAGTGAGATTTACATAGGAAATGCAAATCTCGTACGAGATTTAGGAATAAAACCTGAAGAATACCAGGATGCTGTTTCAAGACTTTCGTCCCAGGGTAAGACTGTCGTTTATGTGGCGGAGAATAAGAAACTTCAAGGTTTAATTGCCATGGCGGACTTGATAAGGGATGAATCCAGAGAAGCAGTTAAGGCTTTGAAAGAACTCGGCTTAGAAGTAGCTATGCTTACCGGGGACAATAAACAGACCGCAGCCTACGTAGCTAAAGAGCTGGGTTTGACCACTTTCTTTGCAGAGGTTCTTCCAGAGCAGAAAGCAAGTACTATAAAAGGATTGCAGGATCAGGGAAAGAGAACTGCGATGGTTGGAGATGGCATAAACGATGCACCTGCGCTTGTTCAGGCAGATGTCGGGATAGCTATCGGCGCAGGCACTGATGTTGCAGTTGAATCTGCTGATGTTGTTCTAATCAGGAACGATCCCGGGGATGTCTCCAGGCTTATCAGGCTGAGCGATAAGACCATGCGCAAAATGAATGAAAATCTGGTTTGGGCAACAGGTTATAACGTCGTGGCAATCCCGATAGCTGCTGGCATACTTGTTCCCTACGGAATAATTTTAAAACCTGAATTTGCCGCTATTACCATGTCTGCAAGCTCTATAAGCGTGGTTGCCAATGCCCTTCTGATGAAGAGAGCAAAGATATAG
- a CDS encoding class I SAM-dependent methyltransferase encodes MSSKKNPVCRVERAGHFDNRIRRWLQNPRKILEPYIDEGMVALDMGCGPGFFSIDMAQLAGKSGRVIAADLQEGMLQKVKDKIQGTELEKRITLHKSEESRIGISEKIDFVLAFYVVHELPDQKKFFEEIKSILKPNGKVLIVEPPLHVSKTAFEEAIRKAREAGFTSVKGPKVFLGKTVILEIMSETFK; translated from the coding sequence ATGAGCAGTAAGAAAAATCCTGTTTGCCGGGTTGAAAGGGCAGGACATTTTGATAATAGAATTCGGAGGTGGCTGCAAAATCCCCGTAAAATACTGGAACCCTATATTGATGAAGGGATGGTGGCCCTGGATATGGGTTGCGGGCCGGGCTTTTTTTCTATTGATATGGCTCAATTGGCTGGCAAATCCGGCCGGGTTATTGCTGCTGATCTGCAGGAAGGAATGCTTCAAAAGGTAAAAGACAAGATCCAGGGAACAGAGCTTGAAAAACGTATCACGCTGCATAAGTCCGAAGAGAGCAGAATAGGAATATCAGAAAAAATCGACTTTGTTTTAGCTTTCTACGTAGTTCATGAATTACCGGATCAGAAAAAATTTTTTGAAGAAATAAAATCCATACTAAAACCGAATGGAAAAGTTCTCATAGTTGAACCGCCTCTTCATGTCTCAAAAACAGCGTTCGAAGAAGCTATCAGAAAAGCCCGGGAGGCCGGATTCACATCCGTTAAAGGGCCTAAAGTGTTTCTTGGCAAAACAGTGATTCTGGAAATTATGAGCGAAACATTTAAGTAA
- a CDS encoding four-helix bundle copper-binding protein, whose translation MAIARTTVVKRGKEMEKCIDDCLDCHSICLETSMSYCLEKGGKHAEPGHMRLMLDCSEICQVSANFMLRNSNFSTRTCNLCAEICIKCAGSCEQFKGDEIMAACARVCRRCADSCEKMSEMSMAQMSSMAKTSAAGMSAAETSM comes from the coding sequence ATGGCGATAGCACGTACTACAGTAGTTAAAAGGGGTAAAGAAATGGAGAAGTGCATAGATGATTGTCTGGATTGTCACAGTATATGCCTGGAAACGAGCATGTCTTACTGCCTGGAGAAGGGCGGCAAGCATGCAGAACCAGGGCATATGAGATTGATGCTTGACTGCAGCGAAATCTGCCAGGTAAGCGCAAATTTTATGCTGCGCAATTCGAATTTCAGCACTCGTACCTGTAATCTGTGCGCAGAAATATGCATAAAGTGCGCTGGAAGCTGCGAACAGTTCAAAGGCGATGAGATAATGGCAGCCTGTGCCAGGGTTTGCCGCCGATGCGCCGATTCCTGTGAGAAGATGTCTGAAATGTCTATGGCCCAGATGTCTTCTATGGCTAAGACATCTGCAGCCGGGATGTCTGCGGCTGAAACGTCTATGTAA
- a CDS encoding radical SAM protein, with amino-acid sequence MPSNELYPVLAPGHTLRNLEAHFVYSINDDQLYELDDEAFEFLEKCDGKNPFPVSFPGAASHKDTIEFILNEGIILMQDSVHQRIIKVDRSPIPSLRYLLLNITNKCNLACKHCYLGKSGNIDIEVSRFEKTVSQFESMGGLKLMISGGEPLMHSGFRELMEVLPSYELRKVILTNGTLIGKKEAKKLSEYIDEVQVSIDGICSHDILRGVGSYEKAMRGITNLQSSGIPVSIATMAHKYNAEEFDEMQKLFSGMNIISWSVDVPCKAGNLKDNQDFMLDLKGAAPLLNYGFGAGAHESTGDYTCGSHLCAVSPDGMVSKCGFFEDEPAGNIDDLRAAWAKICREYLWTLDKLDCHDCEVIHDCRGGCRFRARQYGGILAPDPLLCHANGILTYL; translated from the coding sequence ATGCCTTCAAATGAGTTATATCCGGTACTTGCGCCGGGCCATACGCTGCGAAATCTTGAGGCGCATTTTGTCTATAGTATTAATGATGACCAGTTATATGAACTGGATGATGAGGCATTTGAATTCCTGGAAAAATGCGATGGCAAGAATCCTTTTCCAGTATCATTTCCAGGTGCGGCCAGCCACAAAGATACTATTGAATTCATTCTAAATGAAGGAATAATCCTGATGCAGGATTCTGTACATCAAAGAATTATAAAAGTTGACCGATCACCAATTCCTTCATTGCGCTATCTTTTACTGAACATAACGAACAAATGCAATCTTGCCTGCAAACACTGCTATCTTGGGAAATCAGGAAATATCGACATTGAAGTTAGCCGGTTTGAGAAGACGGTCTCACAGTTTGAAAGCATGGGCGGCCTGAAGCTTATGATCTCAGGAGGGGAGCCGCTTATGCATTCCGGATTCCGGGAGCTTATGGAAGTCCTGCCTTCCTATGAACTCAGGAAAGTAATTCTAACGAACGGGACATTGATCGGCAAGAAAGAGGCAAAGAAACTCTCAGAATATATAGATGAAGTACAGGTCAGTATCGATGGTATCTGTTCTCATGATATTTTGCGGGGGGTGGGCTCTTATGAAAAAGCCATGCGCGGGATCACCAATCTCCAGAGTTCCGGTATTCCTGTTTCTATCGCTACAATGGCGCACAAATATAACGCGGAAGAATTCGATGAAATGCAAAAGCTTTTTTCCGGCATGAATATCATTTCATGGAGCGTTGATGTGCCCTGCAAGGCAGGTAATCTTAAAGATAACCAGGATTTCATGCTTGATCTGAAAGGAGCGGCACCGCTTTTAAATTATGGCTTTGGCGCTGGCGCGCATGAGAGTACGGGAGATTATACGTGCGGCTCTCACCTGTGTGCCGTATCGCCTGATGGCATGGTCAGTAAATGCGGTTTTTTTGAGGATGAACCTGCGGGGAATATTGATGACCTAAGGGCAGCATGGGCAAAAATATGCAGGGAATACCTGTGGACGCTTGATAAGCTTGATTGCCATGATTGCGAGGTAATCCATGATTGCAGGGGAGGGTGCCGCTTCAGGGCAAGGCAATATGGAGGGATTTTAGCCCCTGACCCGCTGTTATGTCATGCTAACGGTATTCTGACCTACCTGTAA
- a CDS encoding YHS domain-containing protein has protein sequence MPIDPVCWMHVDRKTDLKNEYNGQTYYFCSLNCKKEFEKAPDKYLGVKSSMKMPDQVQGSSVGINEKNPYVALICSHCEFFKEDDIELECAAFKILKSMLRKGMITQEEIKDAFK, from the coding sequence ATGCCAATTGACCCGGTTTGCTGGATGCATGTGGATAGAAAGACTGATTTAAAAAACGAATATAATGGCCAGACATACTACTTTTGTTCACTCAACTGCAAAAAAGAATTTGAAAAAGCTCCAGATAAATACCTGGGTGTGAAAAGCTCTATGAAGATGCCTGACCAGGTACAGGGCAGCAGCGTGGGGATAAATGAGAAAAACCCCTATGTAGCGCTTATCTGCAGCCACTGCGAGTTCTTCAAGGAAGATGATATCGAACTCGAATGTGCAGCATTCAAGATCTTAAAAAGCATGCTCCGGAAAGGCATGATCACGCAGGAAGAAATAAAAGATGCCTTCAAATGA